From a region of the Deinococcus sp. KSM4-11 genome:
- a CDS encoding exopolysaccharide biosynthesis polyprenyl glycosylphosphotransferase, whose translation MAFLSLIDVSAPMLLGLIAAHLLLPRASITLAYSNWLLAAWVAWGAIRGRHAGLRSYRYYESIVIPACALAISLLVLSLVGASSALRFLLAVTLGWGGVMLVTRYLMRRLAPAMVVGVLPGQLGDLPTDPAVRYVVLSSPQQVALQELDELLIDPYQALSPEWAHLLMHAHAAGVPTCTVASLQEELSGRVSVEYLHGARLGEVPFLSSYVQVKVLIDRLVTVLALPVLLPLAGVVALVVLIDSGAPILFFQERVGRDGRLFRMVKFRTMRTDSERSGAAFATPDDVRVTRVGRFLRKFRLDELPQFWNVLSGDMSIIGPRPEQRAFVEHFNQEIRLYPVRHWVRPGITGWAQVVQGYAADTSTTVDKLRYDVFYIKYLSFWMDVRIVFKTLQTILTGFGAR comes from the coding sequence ATGGCCTTTCTGAGCCTGATCGATGTCAGCGCACCGATGCTCCTGGGATTAATCGCCGCGCACCTGCTGCTGCCGCGCGCGTCCATCACCCTGGCCTACAGCAACTGGCTGCTGGCCGCGTGGGTGGCGTGGGGGGCCATCCGTGGACGGCACGCCGGGCTGCGTTCGTACCGCTATTACGAGTCCATCGTCATTCCCGCCTGCGCACTGGCGATCAGCCTGCTCGTGCTCTCGCTCGTGGGGGCCAGCAGCGCCTTGCGGTTCCTGCTGGCCGTCACCCTGGGCTGGGGCGGCGTGATGCTCGTCACCCGCTACCTGATGCGCCGGCTCGCCCCGGCAATGGTGGTCGGCGTCCTGCCGGGACAACTCGGCGACCTGCCCACCGACCCGGCCGTACGCTACGTGGTCCTCAGCTCCCCGCAGCAGGTGGCCCTTCAGGAACTCGACGAACTCCTGATCGATCCATACCAGGCCCTCTCGCCCGAGTGGGCGCACCTGCTGATGCACGCGCACGCGGCCGGCGTGCCCACCTGCACGGTCGCCAGCCTGCAGGAGGAATTGAGTGGCCGGGTGTCGGTGGAGTACCTGCACGGCGCCCGGCTGGGCGAGGTGCCCTTCCTGTCGTCGTACGTGCAGGTGAAAGTATTGATCGACCGGCTTGTGACCGTGCTGGCGCTGCCGGTGCTGCTGCCCCTGGCGGGCGTGGTCGCGTTGGTCGTGCTGATCGATTCCGGCGCACCCATCCTGTTCTTCCAGGAGCGGGTGGGCCGTGACGGCCGGCTGTTCAGGATGGTGAAGTTCCGCACCATGCGCACCGATTCGGAACGCAGCGGGGCCGCCTTCGCCACCCCCGACGACGTCCGTGTGACCCGCGTGGGCCGCTTCCTGCGCAAGTTCCGCCTGGACGAGCTGCCGCAGTTCTGGAATGTCCTGAGTGGCGACATGAGCATCATCGGCCCACGCCCCGAGCAGCGGGCCTTCGTCGAGCACTTCAACCAGGAGATCCGGCTGTATCCGGTGCGGCACTGGGTGCGTCCCGGCATCACCGGCTGGGCACAGGTCGTGCAGGGCTACGCGGCCGACACCAGCACCACCGTCGACAAGCTGCGCTACGACGTGTTCTACATCAAGTACCTGTCGTTCTGGATGGACGTGCGTATCGTGTTCAAGACCCTCCAGACCATCCTGACCGGCTTCGGGGCCCGTTGA